One stretch of Natronobacterium gregoryi SP2 DNA includes these proteins:
- a CDS encoding DUF7344 domain-containing protein gives MSEHELTQAELFDVFSNARRRRTVQYLKRQGGDCDLAPLVEQVAAWENDTEPDDVTRTQRRRVYISLYQTHLPMLEEHGIVDWDPDGHYIKLLPSEEVFEPYLDRQLGADRAWHLAYLTATTLGAVALTTAWLSLRSTAAAASLVVAVCIVVFAIAVAQHVSRRPSLALPFGITSK, from the coding sequence ATGTCTGAACACGAACTCACCCAGGCCGAACTGTTCGACGTGTTCAGTAACGCCCGCAGGCGACGAACGGTCCAGTACCTGAAACGACAGGGCGGTGACTGCGATCTCGCACCACTCGTCGAGCAGGTCGCCGCCTGGGAGAACGATACCGAGCCGGACGACGTCACGCGGACGCAACGACGGCGAGTCTACATCTCCCTGTACCAGACCCACCTGCCGATGCTCGAGGAACACGGAATTGTCGACTGGGATCCCGACGGTCACTACATCAAACTCCTCCCAAGCGAGGAGGTCTTCGAGCCATACCTCGACCGGCAACTCGGCGCGGACAGGGCCTGGCACCTGGCGTACCTGACAGCTACGACACTCGGCGCAGTCGCACTCACCACAGCCTGGCTCTCGCTGCGCTCGACGGCAGCCGCCGCCTCACTCGTCGTCGCTGTTTGCATCGTCGTCTTTGCAATCGCAGTGGCACAGCACGTCTCGCGGCGGCCCAGCCTGGCGCTACCGTTTGGAATCACGAGCAAGTAA
- a CDS encoding ABC transporter permease, whose translation MVPDRFTTIGRIAWADFLQRVRSRQLLVILAVIAYIGYQLNVGAFELLYIDTVDGQTVNYRGEPTSAYVGLTSGVLIASILFFFGYYILSGSIRRDRSTGVNELVASTPVTDRSYLLGKWFSHVVLVFVLLAILGFAALLNHWIHGVGVTNPLWIFGAIFLIGAPVGCLVAGVTIFFQSINRLTSTLGNILYLLVAVSLFSMIYAVAFEQDTIPTGLRLGDLVGLFVAGDMTFEALLSAADDYSGPAVANFGAGADDAEIVQYLWDGSAWPNWFYANRVGLILGGIGFAVAAAYPFERFDSSGNRDRRSFVKRVVQALPARFPGTEKSEPSETTVQSPAEVSLTPVTDRNSGSFGRLLIQELRLLIRDQPWWWYVGAVLIAFIGASGSASTAVIVPIAAVWPLFLWSSMGFQSVHYRITPFIVSSKYPYGQLLAEWLAGVIVAAVFLGISVWPTVITTGAEGVIVLLGAVVFIPSLAQMAGLWSGTRRLFEMSYLILWYVGPLNGFAALDFAGATSETAGTMTPLLFLGIGLIALAAVLIHRYVQT comes from the coding sequence ATGGTTCCGGACAGATTCACCACCATTGGCCGGATCGCTTGGGCCGACTTTCTTCAGCGAGTTCGGTCACGCCAGTTACTAGTTATTCTTGCAGTGATTGCTTACATCGGCTACCAACTCAACGTTGGGGCGTTCGAACTCCTTTATATTGACACCGTAGACGGGCAGACAGTGAACTACAGGGGCGAGCCAACGTCCGCATACGTTGGTCTCACGTCTGGAGTATTGATAGCCAGTATCCTCTTCTTTTTTGGCTATTATATCCTCAGTGGCTCAATCCGGCGAGACCGATCAACTGGTGTCAACGAACTCGTCGCCAGCACACCGGTCACCGACCGTTCATATCTCCTCGGGAAGTGGTTCAGCCACGTCGTGCTAGTCTTCGTCCTGCTGGCAATTCTGGGGTTCGCTGCACTCCTCAATCACTGGATACACGGCGTCGGCGTGACCAACCCGCTCTGGATTTTTGGTGCTATCTTCCTCATTGGAGCTCCCGTTGGCTGTCTTGTCGCCGGTGTAACTATCTTTTTCCAGTCTATTAATCGATTAACTTCAACCTTGGGAAATATATTGTACTTACTGGTAGCTGTCTCCCTCTTTTCAATGATTTACGCGGTAGCTTTCGAACAGGATACGATACCGACTGGACTCCGACTCGGAGATCTGGTCGGGTTGTTCGTGGCGGGTGATATGACCTTTGAGGCTCTCTTGAGTGCCGCCGACGATTATAGCGGACCAGCAGTTGCGAATTTCGGCGCGGGTGCTGACGACGCCGAAATCGTCCAGTATCTCTGGGATGGTTCCGCGTGGCCCAACTGGTTCTACGCCAACCGCGTCGGACTGATCCTTGGTGGGATCGGATTCGCTGTGGCTGCAGCCTATCCGTTTGAGAGGTTCGACTCAAGCGGTAACCGTGACCGTCGATCCTTCGTCAAACGGGTCGTGCAGGCGCTCCCCGCTCGCTTCCCAGGGACCGAGAAGTCTGAGCCCTCCGAGACAACCGTTCAGTCTCCCGCTGAGGTGTCGTTGACGCCGGTAACGGACCGAAACAGTGGTAGTTTCGGACGACTCCTCATTCAAGAACTCCGATTGCTAATTCGAGACCAGCCCTGGTGGTGGTACGTTGGCGCAGTTCTCATTGCTTTTATTGGTGCGAGCGGTTCGGCATCAACTGCTGTAATTGTTCCTATCGCAGCTGTCTGGCCACTATTCCTGTGGTCCTCAATGGGATTTCAGTCTGTCCACTATCGGATAACGCCGTTTATTGTGTCCTCAAAATATCCCTACGGACAACTCCTCGCAGAATGGCTTGCCGGTGTGATCGTTGCGGCAGTATTCCTTGGGATCTCTGTTTGGCCGACCGTCATCACGACGGGTGCTGAGGGAGTCATTGTGCTCCTTGGTGCGGTGGTGTTCATACCCTCACTTGCTCAAATGGCAGGGCTCTGGAGCGGCACGCGACGGTTATTCGAAATGAGTTACCTCATCCTGTGGTATGTCGGCCCGCTCAACGGTTTTGCCGCTTTGGATTTCGCTGGAGCCACTTCCGAGACAGCGGGCACTATGACACCATTGCTGTTCCTGGGGATTGGCCTCATCGCGCTGGCAGCGGTATTGATTCATCGCTACGTCCAGACGTAG
- a CDS encoding ABC transporter ATP-binding protein has product MVLQLESIGKQYGDNAWGVRDVTIELDPGIHGLLGPNGSGKSTLMRIITTVMDPSTGTAYWNGTDITESPSAVRDVLGYLPQDFGVYPNLTAREFLEYMASLRGLNKETANARIDELLTLMNLQTDQDRRLHTFSGGMRQSVGIAQALLNDPDLLVVDEPTVGLDPEKRTQVRNLLSSAASDRVVLLSTHIVPDVEATANKVALLHDGDLLTHTDPESLVKATEGKVYEYVATRDEMDQLRQQYQVTGTVQRSDGIKVRVVADERPSPEAETVTPTLEDAYLEHIGQRESN; this is encoded by the coding sequence ATGGTCCTCCAATTAGAGTCAATCGGTAAACAGTACGGCGACAATGCCTGGGGGGTTCGTGATGTTACCATTGAACTTGATCCCGGAATCCATGGTCTCCTCGGACCGAATGGGTCAGGGAAATCAACGTTGATGCGCATCATCACCACTGTGATGGACCCCAGTACAGGAACTGCCTACTGGAACGGAACTGACATTACGGAGTCTCCGAGCGCGGTTCGTGACGTTCTCGGGTATCTGCCGCAGGACTTCGGTGTGTATCCCAATCTTACTGCCAGAGAGTTCCTTGAGTACATGGCTTCACTCCGGGGATTAAATAAAGAGACGGCAAACGCACGAATTGACGAGTTGCTGACGCTCATGAACCTGCAAACGGACCAAGACCGTAGACTTCACACCTTTTCCGGGGGAATGCGACAGAGTGTCGGGATCGCACAGGCGCTCCTGAACGATCCGGACTTGCTCGTAGTTGACGAACCGACCGTCGGTCTTGACCCAGAAAAACGCACGCAGGTGCGGAATCTTCTCTCCTCTGCCGCTAGTGATCGGGTTGTATTGCTCTCGACACACATCGTCCCCGACGTTGAAGCAACGGCAAACAAAGTCGCACTCCTGCATGATGGCGATCTACTCACCCACACTGATCCGGAGTCGCTCGTTAAGGCGACAGAAGGTAAGGTGTACGAGTATGTCGCCACTCGTGATGAGATGGACCAGCTTCGCCAGCAGTATCAAGTGACGGGTACGGTCCAGCGGTCTGACGGCATCAAAGTTCGAGTCGTCGCCGATGAGCGTCCGTCACCTGAGGCCGAAACGGTCACGCCGACGCTAGAAGACGCATACCTTGAACATATCGGTCAGCGGGAATCCAACTGA
- a CDS encoding DegT/DnrJ/EryC1/StrS family aminotransferase produces MTDTSYNTETEFESDAEPEQGGVSVANPSIDDATIDRVGELLEQGTLADGPVVRTFEEEFAAYCGADRAVATSNGTTALHAALEALGVEDGDAVITSPFSFVASANAIRLAGGKPVFADVDPETYALDPEAVEAVLQEREDVVGLLPVHLYGLPAEMPTLCDLADDHDLFVLEDACQAHGAEVEGERVGSFGDAACFSFYPTKNMTTGEGGAITTDRDDIADRVEQYVNHGRAETGTGGYDHVSLGHNYRLPSPAAAIGRRQLERLPAFNEARRENAAYYDERLSALPVETPTEPSGYRHVYHQYTIRADDRDALASTLADRGVGTAVYYETPIHRQPAYESVSTAAPRFPEAERAAETVLSVPVHPALSAGDRRTVAEAIHDHYT; encoded by the coding sequence ATGACTGACACGAGTTACAACACCGAGACGGAGTTCGAGTCGGATGCAGAACCGGAGCAAGGTGGTGTCTCGGTCGCGAACCCGTCGATCGACGACGCGACCATCGATCGCGTGGGTGAGTTACTCGAGCAGGGAACGCTTGCGGATGGGCCCGTTGTTAGAACCTTCGAGGAAGAGTTCGCTGCCTACTGCGGGGCCGATCGTGCCGTCGCAACGTCGAACGGGACGACGGCGCTACACGCCGCACTCGAGGCGCTCGGCGTCGAGGATGGCGACGCCGTTATCACCTCGCCGTTCTCGTTCGTTGCGAGCGCGAACGCGATCAGGCTCGCGGGCGGCAAGCCCGTCTTCGCGGATGTCGATCCCGAGACGTACGCACTCGATCCCGAGGCCGTCGAGGCGGTGCTGCAGGAACGCGAGGACGTGGTCGGACTCCTCCCTGTCCACCTCTACGGGCTTCCCGCCGAGATGCCGACGTTGTGTGATCTCGCCGACGACCACGACCTGTTCGTCCTCGAGGACGCCTGTCAGGCCCACGGGGCCGAGGTCGAAGGCGAGCGCGTCGGGAGTTTCGGCGACGCTGCCTGCTTCTCTTTCTATCCGACGAAGAACATGACGACCGGCGAGGGCGGTGCGATCACGACAGATCGAGACGACATCGCGGACCGGGTCGAACAGTACGTTAACCACGGGAGAGCCGAGACGGGAACCGGCGGCTACGACCACGTCTCGCTCGGCCACAACTACCGGCTGCCAAGCCCCGCCGCGGCGATCGGCCGCCGCCAGCTCGAGCGGCTGCCGGCGTTCAACGAGGCTAGACGGGAGAACGCGGCCTACTACGACGAACGTCTGTCTGCACTGCCGGTCGAGACGCCGACAGAGCCGTCCGGCTATCGACACGTCTACCACCAGTACACGATCAGGGCGGACGACCGGGACGCGCTCGCGTCGACGCTTGCGGATCGAGGTGTCGGCACTGCCGTCTATTACGAGACGCCGATCCATCGCCAGCCGGCCTACGAGAGTGTCAGCACGGCTGCGCCGCGATTTCCGGAAGCCGAGCGGGCGGCCGAGACGGTACTCTCGGTGCCGGTCCATCCAGCACTCTCGGCGGGTGACAGGCGAACTGTCGCCGAAGCGATCCACGATCACTACACATGA
- a CDS encoding transposase, producing the protein MSSATLQDDPSVDSFFNVVETETLALFEHLSFEFLEEFDVFAPAETGRTRDHEPPELMRGFLHCYYKDIYGIRPVERELRNTVVWLSCGFDRPPSRDAVDRFLTDLEHVVDEVFDHLVEQAALRGLLDLTYSIDSTDVRAMPADQDASKCYDPTNDEYYHGYGCTIVSTGQKIPIAAEFTESKQATEETAMRVTRDALAVAKPIWMVGDSAYDTLDWHDHLLAAGVVPVAPYNARNTDDPKDIEYRVEDRIEQHSEDVQLKQSTLDETYNRRTGVERTNESVKDCGLGRTHARGRVHARSQVFLALCLRLVIAITNYERGDNPGSTVITV; encoded by the coding sequence ATGAGTTCAGCGACCCTGCAAGATGACCCTTCGGTAGACTCGTTTTTCAATGTCGTGGAGACCGAGACGCTAGCGCTGTTCGAGCACCTTTCCTTCGAGTTTCTCGAAGAGTTCGACGTGTTCGCCCCGGCGGAGACGGGGCGAACACGAGACCACGAACCTCCAGAGCTGATGCGTGGCTTTCTCCACTGCTACTACAAGGACATCTACGGCATTCGCCCCGTTGAACGAGAGCTACGGAATACAGTTGTCTGGCTGAGCTGTGGGTTCGATCGACCGCCGTCGAGAGACGCGGTCGATCGCTTCCTCACCGATCTCGAACACGTCGTTGACGAGGTTTTCGACCACCTCGTCGAGCAGGCCGCCTTGCGGGGCCTGCTCGACTTGACCTACTCCATTGATTCAACTGACGTGAGGGCGATGCCTGCCGATCAAGACGCGTCGAAGTGCTACGATCCAACCAACGACGAGTACTACCACGGCTACGGCTGTACAATCGTCTCGACCGGGCAAAAGATCCCGATTGCGGCGGAGTTCACAGAGAGTAAACAAGCGACAGAGGAGACGGCGATGCGCGTCACCCGTGACGCGCTCGCCGTCGCCAAGCCGATTTGGATGGTCGGTGACAGTGCCTACGACACGCTGGACTGGCACGACCACCTGCTGGCTGCAGGGGTCGTGCCAGTCGCCCCGTACAACGCGCGAAACACCGACGACCCGAAAGATATCGAGTATAGGGTCGAAGACCGTATCGAACAACACAGCGAGGACGTTCAGTTGAAGCAGTCCACGTTGGATGAGACGTACAACCGCCGTACTGGAGTCGAACGAACCAACGAATCAGTGAAGGACTGCGGCCTCGGGCGAACGCACGCCCGAGGCCGCGTTCACGCACGATCGCAGGTGTTCCTCGCTCTGTGCCTTCGTCTCGTCATCGCAATTACCAACTACGAACGTGGAGACAATCCGGGAAGCACCGTGATCACGGTGTGA
- a CDS encoding N-acetyltransferase, with the protein MSSQRPVVRGQACTIADDATVGHGEFDEPTRIGDGATIRSGSIVYGDVTIGDGFTTGHDVLVREGTTIGDDVLVGTKTVIDGQTSIGSHVSLQTNVYVPTQTTIESNVFVGPGAVLTNDEYPIRTDADLEGPTIESGASIGANATLLPGVTIGENAFVAAGAVVTDDVPGDSLAVGAPATVQKLPDNLEGPNQIA; encoded by the coding sequence ATGAGTAGCCAGCGTCCGGTCGTTCGTGGACAAGCGTGTACGATCGCCGACGATGCGACGGTCGGCCACGGCGAGTTCGACGAGCCGACGCGAATCGGGGATGGAGCCACGATCAGGTCGGGGTCGATCGTCTACGGAGACGTGACGATTGGCGACGGGTTCACGACCGGCCACGACGTTCTGGTGCGAGAAGGGACGACGATCGGTGACGATGTCCTCGTCGGTACCAAGACCGTCATCGACGGCCAGACGTCGATCGGCTCTCACGTCAGCCTCCAGACGAACGTCTACGTTCCGACCCAGACGACGATCGAGAGCAACGTCTTCGTCGGTCCCGGTGCGGTCCTGACGAACGACGAGTATCCGATCCGGACCGACGCCGACCTCGAGGGACCGACGATCGAGTCGGGTGCATCGATCGGAGCGAACGCGACGCTGTTGCCGGGTGTGACGATCGGTGAGAACGCGTTTGTCGCCGCTGGTGCCGTCGTCACGGACGATGTGCCGGGCGACAGCCTCGCCGTCGGCGCGCCGGCGACCGTCCAGAAGCTTCCCGACAACCTCGAGGGACCGAATCAGATTGCATGA